The region TGACGACGCGCCTGACGCGGCGTATACCGTGGCAGATATTCCATCAGCAGCGGACGCGGTCCAACCAGACTAATATCTCCCTTGACGACATTAAACAACTGCGGCAGCTCATCAAGACTCAGCTTCCGCAGCAGGCGGCCAAACCGTGTCAGCCGAATATCATCCGGCAGCAGCTCTCCGTGCTCGTCCCTCTCATCCGTCATTGTGCGAAACTTATAGATATAAAACGGCTGACCGTATAAGCCAGGACGCTTCTGCTTGAACAGAACCGGCGAGCCTAGCTTTCGCCGTACCAACCAGGCAGTAATCGCAATGACAGGCAGCGTAATGGTCAGCAGAGAAAGCGAGCATACAAGATCAAACGTC is a window of Aneurinibacillus sp. REN35 DNA encoding:
- a CDS encoding sugar transferase, producing MVKRTFDLVCSLSLLTITLPVIAITAWLVRRKLGSPVLFKQKRPGLYGQPFYIYKFRTMTDERDEHGELLPDDIRLTRFGRLLRKLSLDELPQLFNVVKGDISLVGPRPLLMEYLPRYTPRQARRHEVRPGITGWAQVNGRNNISWEEKFELDVWYVENQSFFLDLKILWMTFYKVLRSEGVSKEGHATTTKFMGQETSASNMSERRA